In Falco cherrug isolate bFalChe1 chromosome 5, bFalChe1.pri, whole genome shotgun sequence, one DNA window encodes the following:
- the PHF5A gene encoding PHD finger-like domain-containing protein 5A isoform X1 has product MAKHHPDLIFCRKQAGVAIGRLCEKCDGKCVICDSYVRPCTLVRICDECNYGSYQGRCVICGGPGVSDAYYCKECTIQEKDRDGCPKIVNLGSSKTDLFYERKKYGFKKR; this is encoded by the exons ATGGCCAAGCACCACCCGGACCTCATCTTCTGCCGCAAGCAGGCGGGCGTGG cAATTGGAAGACTTTGTGAAAAAT GTGATGGCAAATGTGTGATCTGTGACTCCTACGTGCGGCCCTGCACTCTCGTGCGCATATGTGATGAGTGTAACTATGGCTCGTACCAAGGACGCTGTGTGATCTGCGGGGGTCCAGGAGTGTCTGATGCCTACTACTGCAAGGAGTGTACCATCCAGGAAAAAGAT AGAGATGGTTGCCCTAAGATCGTCAACCTGGGCAGTTCCAAGACAGATCTCTtctatgaaaggaaaaagtacGGCTTCAAGAAGAGGTGA
- the PHF5A gene encoding PHD finger-like domain-containing protein 5A isoform X2 codes for MWHCGRSLHCCFCVGDGKCVICDSYVRPCTLVRICDECNYGSYQGRCVICGGPGVSDAYYCKECTIQEKDRDGCPKIVNLGSSKTDLFYERKKYGFKKR; via the exons ATGTGGCACTGTGGGAGAAGCTtacactgctgcttctgtgtag GTGATGGCAAATGTGTGATCTGTGACTCCTACGTGCGGCCCTGCACTCTCGTGCGCATATGTGATGAGTGTAACTATGGCTCGTACCAAGGACGCTGTGTGATCTGCGGGGGTCCAGGAGTGTCTGATGCCTACTACTGCAAGGAGTGTACCATCCAGGAAAAAGAT AGAGATGGTTGCCCTAAGATCGTCAACCTGGGCAGTTCCAAGACAGATCTCTtctatgaaaggaaaaagtacGGCTTCAAGAAGAGGTGA